A single region of the Flavobacteriales bacterium genome encodes:
- a CDS encoding YceI family protein, protein MRKTLLFLTMAASVAFMTSCGGGSKGVETSGAADTAGTSAESVTYNVNTAESKVMWTGKKVIQGTHSGTVAISNGTLSVKGDEIESGNFTIDMTKIAEVVPEGEKVDPKFVGHISSAEFFHIDSFPMAKFEITQGGKETIKGNLTIKGITKEISIPVTQTMSENGLTATSKFTINRNDWGITWGNGTTNKIAMLKDNFISDDIEFEVHLVANK, encoded by the coding sequence ATGAGAAAGACATTATTGTTCTTGACTATGGCTGCCAGTGTTGCGTTTATGACTTCATGTGGTGGCGGAAGCAAAGGTGTTGAAACTAGTGGTGCTGCTGACACCGCGGGTACAAGTGCAGAGAGCGTTACATACAACGTAAATACTGCTGAATCAAAAGTTATGTGGACCGGAAAAAAGGTTATTCAAGGTACTCACAGCGGAACCGTTGCCATCTCTAATGGAACGCTCTCTGTGAAAGGAGATGAAATTGAATCAGGTAATTTCACTATTGACATGACAAAAATTGCTGAGGTTGTTCCCGAAGGGGAAAAAGTTGACCCAAAATTTGTTGGTCACATTTCTAGTGCTGAATTTTTTCATATCGACTCATTTCCTATGGCAAAATTTGAGATTACTCAAGGTGGAAAAGAAACTATAAAAGGTAATTTGACTATTAAAGGAATAACAAAGGAAATTTCCATCCCTGTTACCCAAACAATGTCAGAAAATGGTTTAACAGCTACAAGTAAATTTACCATCAACAGAAATGATTGGGGGATTACTTGGGGCAACGGAACAACCAATAAAATTGCCATGCTTAAGGACAACTTTATCAGCGATGACATCGAGTTTGAAGTGCATTTAGTTGCCAACAAATAA
- a CDS encoding serine hydrolase translates to MKSIGFKIALVVSLLLPFALLFAPEQKSATDSWAETKLSEMTLDEKIAQLMMIEVRPTYGQAHLDAVRNTVDKYQVGGIILFKGEPLSELRLTNDYQSISKTPLMVAIDGEWGLAMRLSNTTSFPYQMGLGGIADNDIIFQMGRQIGRQCRRMGIHVNFAPVVDVNNNPKNPVINYRSFGESRENVAAKGWAYAKGMQTENVIACAKHFPGHGDTDVDSHKDLPVINHSRERLDSIELYPFRSLIDSGVMSIMTAHLYIPAIDNRANTAISISEKGINGLLRNELGFNGLAFTDALNMQGVAKFYQPGELELKALIAGNDILLGPTDVPKAIQVIKNAVATGKISQEYIDSKVLKVLYAKQWLGLDNYEPAAEENLLEELNSNYATFLLNSLISKQLCVVQDQDNLLPISVNSKAKIATLSVGGGLYNEFQKTIEHYHAVQHFEVSSAVSANVAANMKSKLKDYDLIIVSMHNTSRYPKNNYGVNLATAKFLKELNHEKKCVFVDFGNPYNLAFFDGMKTVVMAYQDDKTNQTKAAQMLFGAIPADAFLPVSVSQEFKLYSKSLVPDLQILQFGEPAEVGMSEKHLLKIDSIAKDAISNGAMPGCQILVAKDGKVVYQKSFGKHTYNGSRMVVNDDLYDLASITKVNATTLAVMKLVEDSVMKINDPLAKYLPDLDTTNKNHITIKQVLTHTAGLKPFIPFYEATISDPIAYDTIYSKIPSEKFCVKVADNLYMCKDYQKVVFGEIYDSDVKNPGNYNYSDLGMMLMRFAIENVTHTPFDRYVDSVFYQPMGLRTMTFKPLDKFDLSEIVPTEDNADFRRTLVHGYVHDPGAAMLGGVSGHAGLFSNSADVAAVLQMLLNGGYYNGKQLLHAETIKEFTKYQFADSRRGLGFDKPENDRRKVNPASDYASYQCFGHSGFTGTIMWADPANGLVYVFLSNRVYPTAENKKLVSMGVRTKIMDVIYESLD, encoded by the coding sequence ATGAAAAGCATTGGGTTTAAAATAGCGTTGGTGGTGAGTCTTCTTCTCCCATTTGCCTTGTTATTTGCACCTGAGCAAAAATCAGCCACCGACAGTTGGGCAGAAACCAAGTTGAGCGAAATGACTTTGGACGAAAAAATAGCTCAACTAATGATGATTGAGGTTCGTCCAACATACGGGCAGGCTCACTTAGATGCTGTTCGAAATACCGTTGACAAATATCAAGTGGGAGGCATTATTTTGTTTAAAGGAGAGCCTTTGAGCGAACTTCGACTTACAAACGACTATCAATCTATAAGCAAAACACCATTAATGGTAGCCATTGATGGAGAATGGGGTCTTGCCATGCGGTTAAGCAATACGACTTCGTTTCCATACCAAATGGGTTTGGGTGGCATTGCCGACAACGATATTATTTTTCAGATGGGTCGTCAAATTGGCCGCCAATGCCGCCGTATGGGTATTCACGTGAACTTCGCTCCGGTGGTGGATGTAAACAACAATCCTAAAAATCCGGTAATCAACTACCGTTCTTTCGGTGAAAGTCGCGAAAATGTAGCTGCTAAAGGATGGGCTTATGCCAAAGGTATGCAAACCGAAAACGTAATTGCTTGTGCCAAACATTTTCCCGGACATGGTGATACTGACGTTGATTCGCATAAAGATCTTCCCGTTATTAATCATTCCAGAGAACGACTTGACTCGATTGAGCTCTATCCGTTTCGTTCTTTGATAGATAGTGGGGTAATGAGCATCATGACTGCTCACCTTTATATACCAGCCATCGACAACAGAGCCAATACTGCAATATCTATTTCAGAAAAAGGTATTAACGGGTTGCTTCGCAATGAGCTTGGTTTTAATGGACTTGCTTTTACCGATGCTTTGAATATGCAAGGCGTTGCCAAATTCTATCAACCCGGCGAATTAGAGTTGAAAGCTCTTATTGCCGGAAACGACATTTTGCTTGGGCCAACAGATGTGCCAAAAGCTATTCAAGTAATCAAAAATGCGGTGGCTACTGGCAAAATTTCGCAAGAGTACATTGACTCAAAAGTGCTGAAAGTGCTTTATGCAAAACAATGGTTGGGTTTGGACAACTATGAGCCTGCTGCCGAAGAGAATTTGTTGGAAGAATTGAACTCTAATTATGCCACATTCCTGCTCAATTCACTCATTTCTAAGCAACTGTGTGTGGTGCAAGACCAAGATAATTTGTTGCCCATAAGCGTAAACAGCAAAGCAAAAATTGCCACCTTGAGTGTTGGTGGAGGACTATATAATGAGTTTCAAAAAACCATTGAGCATTATCATGCTGTTCAACATTTTGAGGTATCCTCAGCTGTTTCAGCTAATGTGGCTGCAAACATGAAAAGTAAACTAAAAGACTATGACTTGATAATTGTGAGTATGCACAATACAAGTCGTTATCCTAAAAATAACTATGGGGTAAATTTGGCCACTGCCAAATTTTTAAAAGAATTGAATCATGAAAAAAAGTGTGTTTTTGTTGACTTCGGAAACCCCTACAATCTGGCATTTTTTGACGGAATGAAAACGGTGGTAATGGCCTATCAGGATGATAAAACCAACCAAACAAAAGCTGCTCAAATGCTTTTTGGAGCCATTCCTGCCGATGCCTTTTTGCCCGTATCGGTTAGTCAAGAGTTCAAACTATACAGCAAAAGTCTTGTGCCCGATTTGCAAATTCTTCAATTTGGCGAGCCTGCCGAGGTGGGCATGAGTGAAAAACATTTGCTAAAAATAGACAGCATTGCCAAAGATGCCATCAGCAATGGAGCTATGCCGGGTTGCCAAATTTTGGTAGCCAAAGATGGCAAAGTTGTTTATCAAAAATCGTTTGGAAAACACACGTACAACGGCAGCCGCATGGTGGTAAACGATGATTTGTATGACTTGGCTTCTATAACTAAAGTAAATGCAACAACGCTTGCAGTTATGAAACTGGTAGAAGATTCTGTAATGAAAATAAATGACCCATTGGCCAAATATTTGCCCGATTTGGATACTACTAACAAAAATCATATTACCATAAAACAAGTGTTGACCCATACTGCAGGATTAAAACCTTTTATTCCATTTTATGAAGCTACCATAAGCGACCCTATTGCGTACGACACTATTTATTCAAAAATTCCTTCTGAGAAATTTTGTGTGAAGGTGGCCGACAACCTATATATGTGCAAAGACTATCAAAAAGTAGTGTTTGGTGAAATTTATGATTCGGATGTAAAAAACCCAGGCAATTACAATTACAGCGATTTGGGTATGATGTTGATGCGATTTGCCATCGAAAATGTGACACACACACCATTTGATCGATATGTTGATAGCGTTTTTTACCAGCCCATGGGTTTGCGAACCATGACTTTTAAACCGTTGGATAAGTTTGATTTGTCTGAAATAGTGCCGACCGAAGATAACGCCGATTTTAGAAGAACACTTGTTCATGGATATGTGCACGACCCAGGTGCTGCAATGCTTGGCGGCGTTTCCGGCCATGCAGGTTTGTTTAGCAATAGTGCCGATGTGGCCGCTGTGCTGCAAATGTTGCTTAATGGCGGATATTACAACGGTAAACAACTTTTGCATGCCGAAACCATAAAAGAGTTTACTAAATATCAATTTGCCGACTCCCGACGAGGTTTGGGTTTTGACAAGCCCGAAAACGACCGAAGAAAAGTGAATCCGGCCTCAGATTATGCCTCTTACCAGTGTTTTGGACATAGCGGTTTTACGGGCACCATTATGTGGGCCGACCCTGCAAATGGTTTGGTTTATGTTTTTCTTTCAAATCGGGTTTATCCAACTGCCGAAAACAAAAAACTTGTAAGCATGGGTGTTCGCACAAAAATCATGGATGTTATATATGAGTCGCTGGACTGA
- a CDS encoding SRPBCC domain-containing protein translates to MATKDFKKYYTISAPPDEVYTALTFQKSIELWTDDEAIMTNEPGSEFSLWGGSIVGRNLEFEPNKKIVQQWYFDGQEEHSIVTIKLHPHKKGTSVELRHTNIPENEFDDFAEGWDEYYFGNLIVFLEDDGEE, encoded by the coding sequence ATGGCAACAAAAGATTTTAAGAAATATTACACCATTTCTGCCCCTCCAGATGAGGTTTATACTGCTTTAACATTTCAAAAAAGCATTGAGCTTTGGACAGACGATGAAGCCATAATGACAAATGAGCCCGGTAGTGAGTTTAGCCTTTGGGGCGGCAGTATTGTTGGAAGAAATTTGGAATTTGAACCCAACAAAAAAATTGTTCAGCAATGGTATTTTGATGGGCAAGAAGAACACTCCATTGTTACCATAAAACTGCATCCGCACAAAAAGGGAACATCGGTGGAGTTGCGGCACACCAACATTCCAGAAAATGAATTTGACGATTTTGCTGAGGGCTGGGATGAATATTATTTTGGAAACTTAATTGTATTTTTGGAAGATGACGGCGAAGAATAA
- the arsC gene encoding arsenate reductase (glutaredoxin) (This arsenate reductase requires both glutathione and glutaredoxin to convert arsenate to arsenite, after which the efflux transporter formed by ArsA and ArsB can extrude the arsenite from the cell, providing resistance.), with the protein MSKTPIKIYHNARCSKSRDALCLLQNEDVEIIEYLKNPPSEEELQQLVALLNIKPMQLVRTKEEVFQKHYAHKAANRVNWIKVMAKYPVLIERPIVIKNGKAIIARPPERVLELK; encoded by the coding sequence ATGAGCAAAACCCCGATTAAAATATACCACAACGCAAGGTGCAGCAAAAGCCGCGATGCCCTTTGTTTGCTGCAAAATGAGGATGTAGAAATAATTGAATATTTAAAAAATCCGCCTTCTGAAGAAGAACTGCAACAATTGGTGGCTCTTCTAAACATAAAACCCATGCAGCTTGTGCGAACCAAAGAAGAAGTTTTTCAAAAACACTATGCTCATAAAGCGGCCAACCGAGTAAACTGGATAAAAGTGATGGCCAAATATCCGGTGTTGATAGAACGCCCAATAGTTATAAAAAACGGAAAAGCCATTATTGCCCGACCACCCGAGCGGGTTTTGGAGTTGAAATAA
- a CDS encoding DUF3108 domain-containing protein encodes MKTIKYTSALILSVLIFSFKTGEESTFKYREQKNAAFGYGEKLEYRIHYGLLNAATVTMQVDSKHEMIDNRPTYHIVAKGSTNKSFDWMYTVRDHFETNLDSQSMAPLKYFKSVHEDNYKDNDLVYYNHETKKLRGAKKNMDMPQYVQDIVSGTYYARTIDFSNAYVGKTYPLDIYLDQKIYNLKFKYLGTETLKTDVGKVRCIKLRPQLVVDRVFKDEDDMTVWVSDDANHLPIRVQTDIWVGSLKVDLTSYSGLKNPFSSKL; translated from the coding sequence ATGAAAACGATAAAATATACATCCGCACTTATTCTTTCTGTTCTGATTTTTAGTTTTAAAACAGGAGAAGAATCAACCTTTAAATATCGGGAGCAAAAAAATGCTGCTTTTGGTTATGGCGAAAAATTGGAATATCGCATACATTATGGTTTGCTCAATGCGGCTACGGTAACCATGCAGGTTGACAGCAAACATGAGATGATAGACAATCGTCCGACCTATCATATTGTTGCCAAAGGTTCTACAAACAAATCTTTTGATTGGATGTACACCGTTCGCGACCACTTTGAAACAAATCTTGATAGTCAGAGTATGGCTCCTTTAAAATATTTCAAATCAGTGCACGAAGACAACTACAAGGACAATGATTTGGTGTATTATAACCACGAAACCAAAAAACTTCGAGGTGCTAAAAAGAACATGGATATGCCACAGTACGTGCAAGACATTGTAAGTGGCACATACTATGCCCGAACCATTGATTTTAGCAATGCTTATGTTGGTAAAACATATCCTTTGGATATTTATTTAGACCAAAAAATTTATAACCTCAAGTTTAAATATTTGGGAACAGAAACACTAAAAACCGACGTGGGTAAAGTGCGATGCATCAAATTGAGACCTCAACTGGTGGTAGATAGAGTGTTTAAAGACGAAGATGACATGACCGTTTGGGTTAGCGATGATGCAAACCATTTGCCAATAAGGGTTCAAACAGATATTTGGGTGGGTTCGCTAAAGGTGGATTTAACCTCATACAGCGGGTTGAAAAATCCGTTTTCATCGAAGCTGTGA
- a CDS encoding Mrp/NBP35 family ATP-binding protein yields MSYSKEQILSALSHVDDPDLKKDLVTLNMIQNIEIEGNTIKFDVVLTTPACPLKDMIKNACINAVKHFVSKELEVIPNMTSKVTTAREAKEVLPQVKNIIAIASGKGGVGKSTVAANLAYSLAESGAKVGVLDADIYGPSMPTMFGLKNQHPKQVDGKMEPLLSQGVKVISIGFLVPEEQAIVWRGPMASSAIRQFTTDVNWGELDYLILDLPPGTGDIHLTVTQQIPVDGVVIVTTPQDVALADCKKAIGMFKNPNLKLPIFGIIENMSWFSPPELPEKKYYLFGKEGGKKLSEQFDLQLLGEIPLVEAVRLAADEGTAISRQESVKQAYANIAGELARLVAVKNSFKQTNS; encoded by the coding sequence TTGAGTTATTCAAAAGAGCAAATTTTGTCGGCATTAAGCCATGTTGACGACCCTGATTTAAAAAAAGATTTGGTTACCCTCAACATGATTCAAAACATTGAAATAGAGGGAAATACTATAAAATTTGACGTGGTTTTAACCACACCGGCATGCCCGCTAAAAGACATGATTAAAAATGCGTGCATCAATGCGGTAAAACATTTTGTGAGCAAAGAACTTGAGGTTATTCCAAACATGACCAGCAAGGTTACAACAGCCAGAGAGGCAAAAGAGGTGCTTCCGCAGGTAAAAAACATTATTGCCATAGCCAGCGGAAAAGGGGGTGTCGGAAAATCGACGGTAGCCGCCAATTTAGCTTATTCTCTTGCCGAAAGCGGTGCCAAAGTTGGGGTATTAGATGCCGACATATATGGCCCTAGTATGCCCACTATGTTTGGCCTCAAAAACCAACATCCAAAACAAGTAGATGGCAAAATGGAGCCACTACTTTCGCAGGGTGTTAAGGTAATTTCCATAGGTTTTTTGGTACCCGAAGAACAAGCCATTGTTTGGCGAGGTCCTATGGCTTCGTCGGCTATTAGGCAGTTTACAACCGATGTAAATTGGGGTGAGTTGGATTACCTCATCCTCGATTTGCCGCCCGGCACAGGAGATATTCACCTAACGGTTACTCAACAAATTCCGGTGGATGGTGTGGTAATAGTAACCACACCACAAGATGTGGCTTTGGCGGATTGTAAAAAAGCCATTGGAATGTTTAAGAACCCTAATCTAAAACTGCCAATTTTTGGTATTATCGAAAACATGAGTTGGTTTTCACCGCCCGAACTGCCCGAAAAGAAATATTACCTATTTGGAAAAGAAGGGGGCAAAAAATTATCGGAACAATTTGATTTACAGTTGCTTGGAGAAATTCCGTTGGTAGAGGCTGTTCGGTTGGCTGCCGATGAGGGTACAGCTATTTCACGGCAGGAAAGTGTGAAACAGGCTTATGCCAACATTGCCGGAGAGTTGGCTCGCCTTGTGGCCGTTAAAAACAGCTTCAAACAAACAAATTCTTAA
- a CDS encoding DUF1801 domain-containing protein, with product MTAKNKSQNKTVATAQSVSEFINTQQNQSKEDCQTLDTLFSKLTGKTGVMWGASIVGYGDFHYKYDSGREGDFFLVGFSPRKQNLTIYIMAGFADESIMSRLGKYKIGKSCLYVKSLSDIDMEVLTELANHSIGTLQNK from the coding sequence ATGACGGCGAAGAATAAATCTCAAAACAAAACAGTGGCAACCGCTCAAAGCGTGAGCGAATTTATAAACACTCAACAAAATCAGAGCAAAGAAGATTGCCAGACACTCGACACACTTTTTTCAAAGCTTACCGGAAAAACAGGCGTTATGTGGGGAGCTTCTATTGTAGGTTATGGCGACTTTCATTACAAATATGATAGCGGTAGAGAGGGTGATTTCTTTTTGGTAGGGTTTTCGCCTCGCAAACAAAATTTAACTATTTATATTATGGCCGGTTTTGCCGATGAAAGCATTATGAGCCGCTTAGGAAAATACAAAATCGGAAAATCGTGCTTATATGTAAAGAGTCTGTCGGATATTGATATGGAAGTACTTACCGAACTCGCAAACCATTCTATTGGCACATTGCAGAACAAATAA
- a CDS encoding DUF4197 domain-containing protein, whose amino-acid sequence MKKWIFIIALSFSLSSCDTLLQALETANQVTGGITEGEAAQGLKEALTNGVGTGTNFLGKTDGFLKNAAYKILLPQEVRDAEQKIRNNPITNALAGKHLDNLVTAMNRGAENAMAEAKPIFVDAIKAMSIRDAINIVTGGNGAATNYLKNATSAQLKEKFLPVIKSSLDKVNANEPWKQISSAYNTVMGKNVTTDLNQYVTDLAMTALFTEIKKQEDNIRANPVERTTEILKKVFNYADQQKK is encoded by the coding sequence ATGAAAAAATGGATTTTTATCATCGCACTTAGTTTCTCACTATCCTCTTGCGACACACTGTTGCAGGCACTTGAAACAGCCAACCAAGTAACTGGAGGCATCACCGAAGGTGAAGCCGCACAGGGACTTAAAGAAGCCTTGACCAACGGTGTTGGAACAGGCACGAACTTTTTGGGCAAAACCGATGGATTTTTAAAAAATGCAGCCTACAAAATTTTGCTCCCTCAAGAAGTAAGAGATGCCGAGCAAAAAATTAGAAATAACCCAATTACCAATGCCTTGGCCGGAAAACATCTCGACAACCTTGTTACGGCCATGAACCGTGGTGCCGAAAACGCCATGGCCGAGGCAAAACCCATTTTTGTTGATGCCATAAAAGCTATGAGCATTAGAGATGCCATAAATATTGTGACAGGCGGCAATGGTGCTGCCACCAATTATCTTAAAAATGCCACCTCAGCACAACTAAAAGAAAAGTTTTTGCCCGTTATAAAAAGTTCGTTAGATAAAGTAAATGCCAACGAACCATGGAAACAAATTAGCTCGGCTTACAACACTGTGATGGGTAAAAACGTGACCACTGATTTAAACCAGTATGTTACCGATTTGGCTATGACCGCTTTGTTTACCGAAATCAAAAAACAAGAGGATAATATTCGTGCAAACCCTGTAGAAAGAACAACAGAAATACTTAAAAAGGTGTTTAACTACGCCGATCAACAAAAGAAATAA
- a CDS encoding prolipoprotein diacylglyceryl transferase, which translates to MKKYWEKLKQKWNIDSDQRMIKIWVIFAITGSFTVFVRKSLFKVLGIHIDAKWLAFLVKLVAIYFIYQLLLFLIGSILGESKFFGWFIKKMNYRFIGKKVEN; encoded by the coding sequence GTGAAAAAATATTGGGAAAAGCTAAAGCAAAAGTGGAACATTGACTCCGACCAAAGGATGATAAAGATTTGGGTCATTTTTGCCATCACGGGTTCGTTTACCGTTTTTGTTCGAAAATCACTTTTTAAAGTTTTAGGTATTCATATTGATGCAAAATGGTTGGCATTTTTGGTAAAACTTGTGGCAATCTATTTCATTTATCAATTGTTATTATTTTTGATTGGTTCCATTTTAGGTGAAAGCAAATTTTTTGGCTGGTTCATCAAAAAAATGAATTATCGATTTATTGGTAAAAAGGTAGAAAATTGA
- the metG gene encoding methionine--tRNA ligase, which yields MTFPKKHLVTCALPYANGPLHIGHLAGCFLPSDIYVRFLRSKGKNVMFVCGTDEHGVPITLKAKKDGISPQQVVDINHKIIKESLEKWGIQFDNFSRTTNPKHHAIAKDFFKRLYDNGSFIEETTEQFYDEQAGQFLADRYITGTCPNCGFEEAYGDQCEKCGRTLSPAELINPKSALTGNIPVKKPTKNWFLPLDKLQNEFLNQWVETQKEVWKTNVFGQCKSWLNDGLKPRAMTRDLDWGVPVPLPNAEGKVMYVWFDAPIGYITSTAEITEDWKDWWQNPETELTHFLGKDNIVFHTIIFPAMLHAHGNYILPTHVPANEFLNLEGKKLSTSRNHAVWLHEYLEDFVDKEDELRYVLTSVMPETKDSDFSWKDFQARVNNELVAIVGNWVNRVMVLTHKFCNGTVPANEAQNHSEILNETNEIAKLVDDCLNKFRFRDGLAECVNLARLGNKFLQDTAPWHVIKEENGQQKVEEILNVSLRLVAQFAQVCEPFLPKTSTKIKQMLNLKSENIMAGQTISQATLLFEKIEDEAIEKQMQKLENQNKVQTTTSLEPVKETIVFDDFAKIDLRVGTILEAQKVPKADKLLQLLVDVGFEKRTILSGIAEHFSPEELVGLQVTVVCNLAPRKMRGIESNGMLLLAENSEGKLVFVSPKAGLENGSVVR from the coding sequence ATGACATTTCCTAAAAAACATTTAGTTACTTGTGCGTTGCCTTATGCCAATGGCCCTTTGCATATTGGGCATTTGGCGGGTTGCTTTTTGCCCAGCGATATTTACGTAAGGTTTTTGCGAAGCAAAGGCAAAAATGTCATGTTTGTATGTGGCACCGACGAACACGGAGTTCCCATAACTTTAAAAGCAAAAAAAGACGGAATTAGCCCTCAGCAAGTGGTGGACATAAACCATAAAATTATCAAAGAAAGCCTTGAAAAATGGGGTATTCAGTTTGATAATTTCTCAAGAACTACCAACCCAAAACACCATGCAATAGCAAAAGATTTCTTCAAAAGATTATACGACAATGGTTCGTTTATCGAGGAAACGACCGAACAGTTTTATGACGAACAGGCGGGTCAATTTTTGGCCGATAGATACATAACAGGTACTTGTCCAAACTGCGGTTTTGAAGAAGCCTATGGCGATCAATGCGAAAAATGCGGTCGAACACTCAGTCCGGCAGAATTGATAAATCCAAAGTCAGCCTTAACAGGAAATATTCCAGTTAAAAAGCCAACAAAAAACTGGTTTTTGCCCTTAGATAAACTTCAAAATGAGTTTTTAAACCAATGGGTAGAAACACAAAAAGAAGTTTGGAAAACCAATGTTTTTGGGCAATGCAAAAGCTGGCTCAACGATGGGTTAAAGCCCCGGGCCATGACCCGAGATTTGGATTGGGGAGTTCCTGTGCCATTGCCCAATGCCGAGGGTAAGGTAATGTATGTGTGGTTTGATGCACCTATCGGTTACATTACATCAACAGCAGAGATAACAGAGGATTGGAAAGACTGGTGGCAAAACCCCGAAACCGAGTTAACCCATTTTTTGGGAAAAGACAACATCGTTTTCCATACCATTATTTTTCCGGCTATGCTGCATGCCCATGGCAACTATATTTTACCAACCCATGTGCCCGCCAACGAGTTTTTGAATTTGGAGGGCAAAAAACTCTCTACCAGTCGAAACCACGCGGTTTGGTTGCATGAGTATTTGGAGGATTTTGTAGACAAGGAAGATGAGTTGCGATATGTTTTGACCAGCGTGATGCCCGAAACCAAGGACAGCGATTTTAGCTGGAAAGATTTTCAAGCCAGAGTAAATAATGAATTGGTGGCCATTGTAGGCAATTGGGTAAACCGTGTAATGGTTTTAACACACAAGTTTTGCAATGGAACGGTGCCTGCAAACGAAGCTCAAAACCATTCCGAAATTTTGAACGAGACCAATGAAATAGCCAAATTGGTAGATGATTGTTTAAACAAATTTAGGTTTAGAGATGGGCTTGCCGAATGTGTGAATTTAGCTCGATTGGGTAACAAATTTTTGCAAGATACTGCCCCGTGGCATGTGATAAAAGAGGAAAACGGGCAACAAAAGGTGGAAGAGATTCTAAATGTTTCACTGCGGCTGGTGGCACAATTTGCCCAGGTTTGTGAACCGTTTTTACCCAAAACGTCAACCAAAATAAAACAAATGCTAAATCTTAAGTCAGAAAACATCATGGCCGGACAAACCATAAGCCAAGCCACACTTTTGTTTGAAAAAATAGAAGATGAAGCCATTGAGAAGCAAATGCAAAAACTTGAAAATCAAAACAAAGTGCAAACAACAACATCGCTTGAACCTGTAAAAGAAACCATTGTTTTTGATGATTTTGCTAAAATAGATTTACGGGTAGGAACTATTTTAGAAGCTCAAAAGGTGCCAAAGGCCGACAAGCTGTTGCAGCTGTTGGTAGATGTGGGTTTTGAAAAAAGAACCATTCTTTCGGGCATTGCCGAGCATTTTAGCCCTGAAGAATTGGTTGGTTTGCAAGTTACCGTAGTTTGCAACCTTGCACCCCGTAAAATGCGAGGCATCGAATCAAATGGTATGCTGCTTTTGGCCGAAAATTCCGAAGGAAAATTGGTTTTCGTTTCACCAAAAGCAGGTCTGGAAAATGGCTCGGTGGTGAGGTAA
- a CDS encoding DUF4846 domain-containing protein, whose product MKFFANNWFLLGVGVAIIGSCGASGQKKNQQQNAKTQTVEQTKENKKPEKVKEIALPSGYKRLPADSGSFAFFLQKLSLKKDSLVRLFNGQLKLNQSAQYAIIDIDVGSRDLQQCADAVMRLRAEYLFETKQFDKIKFHFTSGHLAEWSKYAQGYRAKISGNTVTWVKTATPDNSYTCFRQYMDLVFSYCGTKSMNNEVSSISIKEIKPGDVFHETGNPYGHAITVMDVAQDSTGNPIFLLAQSYMPAQDIHILINPTNTKLNPWYSLKEGQSLITPEWHFPSGSLKRWK is encoded by the coding sequence ATGAAATTTTTTGCAAATAATTGGTTCTTACTGGGCGTTGGTGTAGCTATAATAGGCAGCTGCGGTGCTTCTGGACAGAAGAAAAATCAGCAACAAAATGCCAAAACTCAAACCGTTGAACAAACCAAAGAAAACAAAAAACCCGAAAAAGTAAAAGAAATAGCTTTGCCTTCGGGATATAAAAGATTACCGGCTGATAGTGGCAGTTTCGCGTTTTTTCTCCAAAAATTGTCTCTAAAAAAGGACAGTTTGGTGCGGCTTTTCAATGGTCAATTAAAATTAAACCAATCGGCACAATATGCCATTATAGATATAGATGTGGGAAGCAGAGATTTGCAGCAATGTGCTGATGCCGTGATGCGATTGAGGGCCGAATATCTTTTTGAAACCAAACAGTTCGACAAAATAAAGTTTCACTTTACTAGTGGACACCTTGCCGAATGGAGCAAATATGCACAAGGGTATCGAGCCAAAATTTCGGGCAATACTGTTACTTGGGTAAAAACGGCTACACCAGACAATTCATACACCTGTTTTCGGCAATACATGGATTTGGTGTTTAGCTATTGCGGCACAAAATCCATGAACAATGAAGTTAGCTCCATATCCATTAAAGAAATAAAGCCTGGCGATGTTTTTCATGAAACGGGCAACCCATACGGCCATGCTATTACCGTTATGGATGTGGCACAAGACAGCACGGGCAACCCAATATTTTTATTGGCACAAAGCTATATGCCTGCTCAGGATATTCATATATTGATAAATCCAACAAATACTAAATTGAACCCGTGGTATAGTTTAAAAGAGGGTCAAAGTTTAATTACCCCGGAATGGCATTTTCCTTCGGGTAGTTTAAAGCGGTGGAAATAG